TCGGGCCGCTATCCGGGAGCGGACGATTTAGACCAGTTCTGGGACAATCTGAAGAGCGGGAAGGATTGTATTGAAGAAATACCCGCTGTTCGTTGGCAAAGCGGCAAGTATTATGATCCTGAGAAAGGCAAGCCGGGCAAGAGCTACTGTCAATGGGGCGGGTTTCTGAAAGATATCGATCAATTCGATCCGATCTTCTTCCAGCTCTCACCCATGGAAGCGTCTTATATAAACCCGCAAGAGCGGCTGTTTCTCGAGTCCGTATGGAACACGCTAGAGCAAGCGGGATATACAAGCCAGACGCTTGAGCATGAGTACGGCAGCAAAGTCGGCGTGTATGCCGGTTGTATGTACAATCATTATCATTTGCTTAATAAGGACCCGGCGAAGGAGCCGCTTCTTGCTCTGTCCTCGTATAGCTCCATCGCCAACCGGGTGTCCCATTTCTTTAATCTCAAAGGTCCGAGCATCGCTGTCGATACGATGTGCTCTTCCTCGGCGGTCGCGATCCATATGGCATGCGAAAGCTTGCGGAAGGGTGAATGCGAGCTGGCGATCGCTGGCGGTGTCAATCTTTCGATTCATCCGCAAAAGTATGTCGGCTTAAGCATGTCGCGTTTGGCTGGCAGTCATCCTGGAAGCAGAAGCTTCGCGGACGGGGACGGTTATTTGCCATCGGAAGGAGTCGGTTCGGTCCTATTAAAACCGCTGGTCAAAGCCATCGAGGATGGTGATTCCATATTAGCGGTGATTAAATCAACCGCCGTCAATCATGGCGGACAGACAAACGGCTACGGAGCGCCGAATCCGAATTCGCAAGCCCAACTGATGGAAGATAGCATGCGCCAGGCCGACATAAAACCAGAGTCGATCAGCTATATCGAGTGTGCGGCTAACGGGTCATCCATCGGCGATGCAGTTGAAATAGCAGCGATGAACAAGGTGTACCGCAGCCATTCCGGTACGAAGCGTGCTCTGCCGATTGGGTCCGTCAAATCCAACATCGGGCATGGGGAAGCTGCCTCGGGCATCGCCCAATTAACAAAAGTCGTTCTTCAGTTAAAGCATAGGCAGCTTGTTCCGACAATCGGCTCGGACACAGCCTTGAATCCGAATTTACGCCTTGAGGAAACGAATTTCCGTATTCAGCGGCGTTTAGAGGACTGGCAGCAGACGGAAAATGAAGCGCCACGTGGCGGAAAATTCCCGCTTCGCGCGGCGATCAGCTCCTTTGGTGCCGGCGGTACGAATGCTCATCTGATTGTCGAGGAATATGTGCCGCCTGCTGAAGAGCCGTCTGTACAGGAAACTGGAGATCAATTATTGATCCTCTCGGCCAAAAGCCGGGAACGTCTGAAGGAAGCCGTGTACCATGTACGTCAGTATGTGAAGCGGAACGAGGAGCTTTCGTTGGACGATCTGGCCTATACGCTGCAGGTCGGTCGTGAATCCACGGACTTCCGCCTTGCTGTAACAGCTAGCAGCAGGGAAGAATTGATGGCAGCGCTCTCGTACTATCTTGATGATACCGGCAGTTCGGTTCCGCTATCCGGGAGCTTCGGGTTATACGAAGGAAATGCGGGCGGACCTCCGGATGATATGCTCAGGCTCCTTTCTGGTAAGAACGGCCGGCTGTATATGAAGCACTTGATGGATGAATATGATGTCGAGAAGCTTGCCATCTACTGGTCAAAGGGCGGCGATATGGACTGGAGGGAATTGTATCGCAGCCGAAGAAAGGGGAGAATCGTACCATTGCTCACTTACCCGTTCGTCAAGCAGCGTTGCTGGCTTGAATCCCAACCGGAAGCGGGCTTAGAGCGGACCGAAGCTGAGATGAGCAAGAACGATGAGATGAGCGCACAAAAGGCTCAGCTTGCCATGAACGGGAATGATGCAAAGACGATCGTCTTAAACAGCGTCGCTCTACTTCTTGGCATGAAGCCGAAAGAGATTCAACCCGATAAGCGATTGATGTATTACGGATTGAGTTCGCTTCATCTCACGCAATTGCTTGCAGGACTGCAGAAAGTGGCTGCTCCATCGATGGAGCTCCCCGATCTGTTGACTTGTGAAACGATTCAAGACTTGATCGACAAGGTGCAAGCGAACTTCCCGCCGGAAATCGATGATCTTCATGTTGACGGCTCTTTTTTGGAGGAGAACTTCAATCAGCAGATCATTCGGCTCAATCCTATTACGGATGGAAGGCCGGTATTTTGGATTCATGGCGCATCCGGAGGCGTGGAAGTATATCGTTCTTTAGCCGCGTATGCGAAAAGACCGTTCTACGGTATCCAATCGTTCGGTGATACCGGCGATGAAGCACCTGAGGGCATAGTGGCTATTGCTTCACAATATGTCCGACTCATCCAAGCGATTCAGCCGGAGGGCCCTTATGAGCTTGGCGGATATTCGCTCGGCGGTATGTTGGCCTACGAAATGACGCGTCAGCTGCAGGAAGCGGGTGAGACCGTATCGTCTTTGGTCATGCTGGATACGATGTTTAGCCCGGAAGTCCAGAGTACGACCCTCGATCAGAATTCTATAGCCCTGCAAACCGTTAACATGGCGTTGGCAGCCGCCCATGGCATTGCCTCGACCGATGAGAAAGGTCATCTCATCCATAGGGATGAGATTGATGGCGACAACGGATTCGATGTATTCTTTGAACGTCTAACCGAGCTAGCCGAGCATAGAGGACTGGATATTCCTAAGCGGTTGATGGAGAAGCAATTCGAGCGTCAGTTTTCCATGCAGCAGCGCTACGGGTTGATAGACTATAAGCTTCTGCCTCTGCCTCGGCCTGATGAGGTGACCTGCTATTACTTCCGAAACCAGAGTGGGGTGTTCATGGGACCATGGGAACCTTATTTAACGGCAAAAGAAGGGGCAGTTCCGTTCGACCATCTGCCTTACTGGGAGGAATGGGTTAGACAGATCCCACAGGCGTACGTGATGGACGTTGAAGCCTCGACACATATGACAATGCTCGAAGACGAAGCCGCAAGACAAACGATTTATGCGTTCTGCGAGAAACTTTATGGAAAGCGGCCGCTTTCGGCACGTTTTTTACAATCCTTCTATAAGCAGCACGCCATGTTCGTATAATACACTGACAAAAGCGAGGTACGCAGATGCGTATCTCGCTTTTTTTGTTTCGGCAAGCCAAAATTCTCCTGCGGCTGCTGAGAAACTTTGGGCAATTTTGAGGCGTGTCAATGAAGATGAACGACGATAATATGTAGTCTAGGGTGACAGTAAATATAGCAATGACAGATGAGAAAAAACACCCGCTCTCACGAGTAGGTGTCATTATGCATGTTTACTCTAACTACCACTATCCTCTATAAGTAAGGATATAAAAGTCTGAAGTAGCAGTTGTAATGACCCAGCCTGGTGGAATTTGGGTAATTTTTGCGGTCTGTACGGTCGTTCCAATGCTAGCCCCTCCCACATACATCCATACAAAGTAATCCGAAGTTGCTTGGGTGATCACCCAATTTGCTGGAATTCGAGTGAACTTTGCAGTCTGTACGGTCTGTCCAAAGCTTGCTCCTCCTACATACATCAGTTGATAAAAATCCGAAGTTGCTAGAGTAATCACCCAGTTTTCTGGAACTTGGGTTATTTTTGCGGTCTGAATTGTATGTCCGAAGCTTGCTCCTCCTACATACGTCCATACAAAGAAATCACTTGTTGCAAGAGTGATCACCCAGTCTTTTGGAATGGGGGTCGTTCTAGCAGTCTGTACTGTCTGACCCAACCTTGCTCCACCTACATATTGGATGACGTAGTAGTCACTCATTACTGTTGTAATGACCCAATCTGGAGGAATCGGAGTAGATTTTGAAATTTGTCTTGTAGCTCCAAAATTAACACTAGTTATTCTTGATACTTTACGAGAGTCGGTTGAATTATTTTGAAGTAACGTTTCCTGAGAAGATGTAGTGAGTTCAGTAGCCTTGGTAGGAATGGATAAAGACATTGTCACTACTAGTAGACCTAAAGCAGAAACCATACTTTTTTTAAGCATGAACAAAACACCCTCTCATAAGAAATATTTTCTGTTAGGATTCGCTTTTGTCTTATTAAGCACCTTCAATCATTTGGTGTTTTTTCAATATTTTTACATAAAGTGTTATAGACTTAATCGGTCAAATCAACAATTCAAAACAACCTTACTATCGTTTTTTGTATGCGTATCTACATGACAACGCGGCGGAAGCCGAGAAAGAACTAGCAAAAATTACATCGGATAAACTTCGCGGCTACATCACCGTAGTGGTAGAGCTCCATCGCCCATGTGGCGTGACTAAGCAAGCCTATTTCTTCAATATAGCCCACTCGACTATAACAAAATTAAGAATCAGACCAGCCCAAATGTTTACATTCAATACCTCTCCAATGACGGTTTCCATACCATGTGGAAGAGAAAAACCGTGTAAAATATAGTAGAGAAGGAGTAATACTGGCACTAAAAGTCGCGCGCTTATGGCAACTAATGTCATTCCAAAACTGCGAATCATCCATTTTCGGTGTTCCTCATATTGCCTGTTGATGGCGGTACGGTATCCTTTCCAGCAAGTGAACAGCCAAGCCAAAGATAAGACAAGGAAGCTTGTTGCCTTCATGAAATTTTCTGCATAAAAGATACTCCCTAAAGAGAGTAGTCCGCTGATAAACACACAGTACACATAAACCCTCCCAAGAAAACGATGTATTCTTGGGTTCTTCAGGCGAATGCGGTCGACAAATTGGAAAAAACCAGTGAGAAGAGCAATGAAAGCAGAAACGATATGAGCAACTAATAACGGATAGTGAACAGTGCCGGAAATAATCGTTATTCGACTGTTTGTAGGATCTAATGTTAAATAGGGATACATAAATGGAAGGATAACCACTAGAGATACAAGAAATAATCCCCACCAAATTTTAGGGAGTTTCATGACTTCTTCCCCCCTAGAATATGAGCATGTTTTACGGTGGAGAGAGATCCCCAGAAGAGAAACAAGGCAATAACCGGGTGAAGTGCAGATAGGATTCCTAAGTTAGAGGAATAAATAACGGTCAGGAACTGCGCAACGATCATTAGGTATAATCTGAGACAAATCCAACGAAGATGTACGGGCAACTTTCCAAGGAAAGAGAGAACCAACATGCCGACTGGAATCCATGCAAAATATTGAGCCAAGGTTCTATGCATTTCCCAATGTTCTCCGTTGACGAACAGCCCAAGACCTGCCAGTGATACTTGAACAATAATGAAAGCAAAAAACACCCATGCGAGGACAATAAACATGTACCTCGATATTTTCACACGAGGAGGGGGAAGGGGGGTCTTCTCATTCATCTCAAGCATGCAAAAACCGCTCCCATCTGAATAATTTGTCTTACCCCCATCCTAAACGCAAGTTCAAAACAAACCCTAAACGATTTCTAAAAAAAGGATAAAATCTGAACGTCATAACGGCTTATGTATACATTGCAAAAAAAACAAAGACCAACATAGGAAATATCGCCGGTCTTTGACTCATATCAGCTATTAAT
This genomic stretch from Brevibacillus sp. DP1.3A harbors:
- a CDS encoding DUF2306 domain-containing protein translates to MKLPKIWWGLFLVSLVVILPFMYPYLTLDPTNSRITIISGTVHYPLLVAHIVSAFIALLTGFFQFVDRIRLKNPRIHRFLGRVYVYCVFISGLLSLGSIFYAENFMKATSFLVLSLAWLFTCWKGYRTAINRQYEEHRKWMIRSFGMTLVAISARLLVPVLLLLYYILHGFSLPHGMETVIGEVLNVNIWAGLILNFVIVEWAILKK
- a CDS encoding DUF6220 domain-containing protein yields the protein MLEMNEKTPLPPPRVKISRYMFIVLAWVFFAFIIVQVSLAGLGLFVNGEHWEMHRTLAQYFAWIPVGMLVLSFLGKLPVHLRWICLRLYLMIVAQFLTVIYSSNLGILSALHPVIALFLFWGSLSTVKHAHILGGKKS